In Oryza sativa Japonica Group chromosome 8, ASM3414082v1, the sequence TGTTAAGTGTCCCTAGCTATATTTTTTGCTGCCATTTGGAACCATGTACATGACTTTGTAATCTTAGAAGACATCACTGATGTCTGATGATATGGTTCTCTATCAATTTTTGAGACGACTAAATGCTTCAGAAGTTTTACCTGCTAGTATTATTTACCTGAGAACATGACTTTGTTGCTCATTAAATTATCCCATCATGTAGCTTTATAAGTAGGAACTATTTCATATTTATCTTGACTTTTGATTATGGACTGTTCAATTTCACGTAGGATACAGTTGAAAatgtatccttttttttttttgccagaaGCAAGgcccctccttcccctttcATTAAATGGAAAAGACAATTCATAGATAACAGAGTGCAGATCAATCTGAGACCTCCACAAGCGATCCTTGGTTGTAAAATATGAAAGAGCGGCATATATGCCAATCATGGGACAATGTGTGGCAGTAGGCTTTTGAATATTTGAACATAGAAATATATCTTAATGAAATCAATTGAATAACGAAAAGGAAGCACAGTAATATATCTCGAATATTCATTCATTATGATTTgttatgttttatttattttgtgtatGCAACTGAATGTGAATCAGGTCATTGCTGAAGTTAAACCACATGAGAAGAAGAGTTTCATATCTGAACTTCAAAAAGAGCACAAGCTAGTTGCCATGGTCGGTGATGGCATCAATGATGCTGCAGCACTAGCTTCAGCTGATGTTGGCATTGCTATGGGTGGAGGTGTTGGTGCGGCTAGTGATGTGTCTTCAGTTGTGCTTATGGGCAATAGATTATCTCAGGTAATCTCATATgcaacaatttgaaatttgcgAATTCTTAAGCATGAAAAATCCACTGTTTTGTATTCTTGGTATTGCTGCCAGACTCAATTAACTTTTACTTTTTGTATGCCGATTTAATCTCTTCTTTTCCTGAAAAAAAATTCGAGTCTTCTTGTCATGCAGCTTGTTGATGCTTTAGAGTTGAGTAAAGAGACCATGAGGACAGTGAAGCAAAATCTTTGGTGGGCTTTTCTGTACAACATTGTATGGTTCCCTTTCTTACTTTGTCTTCTCTTCTCCACGGAACAATATGCATTCAGCAATATGTACAAATTGTGTGGCCTAGATAGGTTATCAACTAATCGTGTAGCTGGGCCTGAATTTCGAGAAACTAAAACTTCCGAAGTTATTACTTATTAGGTTGGATCTGTTTTATCCTCTTCTTGCACCACCTCATATAATTGAGTGCTTTGCAGGTTGGACTACCCATCGCTGCTGGGGCATTGCTGCCAGTTACAGGTACGGTGCTGACCCCGTCGATAGCTGGAGCTCTAATGGGTTTTAGTTCTGTCGGCGTAATGGCCAACTCACTGTTCTTGAGAATGAGGTTGAGTTCAAGGCAGCAACCAATCCATAAGCCACAGGCGACCATTTCTGATGTATTACCCAACGCAGCCGAGTCAGAGAAAAGTTATCCATCAAAATGGAGTGCCTAGCTGACATCCATTTCTTCATGACCGGCTGACCTGCTTTGCCTTAAAGAGTTCATAGCAGTAACACGCGTCGCAGAGAAAACACAGTAATTTGGCCCGGAACTGGATGTCGTGATAGGTAGTCCTGTCTCGGAGATCAGATGCAGTCATAAGAACAAAAGAATAATCAGATAAAGCACAGGGTTAGGAGAGTTCAGCTGCCGCGtgttggtgttttttttttctttgaaaagaGTATTGAGTATGCTAGTATACAGGTACAGGCCGATACTTCACACACGAGGGCAACATCCTCTCCGATATGTGGTACTTCTTTCATGCATAGTATTTGCTATGCTGTAACGTTTTTCCTCTGATAAAAAACACTATTGACGAGTGAAATGACGGTCCGCGTACCAGAACTCATGTGGTGGCGTCTCTTAGATACTGTGTAGAGTCGATACTCTTCTGAATTCATTCTCAATTGTTAACCATGGTGATTCGCACAGTTGCACTCATTGTGGTAATCAGATTAAGAGAGAATCGTGCAATTTGTTAAGCTACTGAATTCTCACCTTTTGGCACTTATCtatgtggtatatatatatttcagtaATCCATCGAATAGTGCCTTGTATGGTTACCTACTTACCTGGCTCCCTGCTCCCTTGTTTGGTTACCTACTTACCTGGCTCCCTGCTCTTGTTCTATTGTGTGATCTGCTATGATAGGTTAGAATGTGATATCCCCAACTCACCTTTAATTTGGTGTTTGAATAATATAGGAGTTTGAATAGTTAATTTTTACTTTTCATGATAAACTGGCATTTAGCTTAAGTTGTGCGTGATGAATCTTTACTCCGGAGATCGTCTCACAGACAATGCGCACAACTGATCCTTATTACGATACCATGTTTCTTCAGCTGCACACCGTTGTCACAATTAAACGTTCAGGACTCGTTCAAGCCAATGCACCATGACCGTAAACATTGGAAAGGAAGTCTGGCCTCCTGCAGCGTTCCTGGGATCTTTGATAGAATTGAGAGTAAGATGAAGGCATTACCACGATAGAATTCAGAGTAAGATGAAGGCATTACCAGCTCCTGACTTTGTAGTTCTATCCAGCAAACTTGTCAGCCACACAACTATCTAGCGTCAAGACTACTCAAACAAATGTGCAAGGCATTGAAGAAAGGCACTGGTAAATGTCAAATCTCTATTCATCTGTAAGTAAAGAAGAGGTCAGCAGCACATGTCCACAAAACAATGCCTGCACATCTTGTTGCTCAACACTCAACAGCATGGCCAGAGAAGAACCGCAGTCAAACCTTTGACAAGAGAGGAAAAAATATGTGGAGTAAGTCCATAGAAGAGTAAGGCCACTGTTGTGCAAGAATATTCTTACCAATCATGAGATCCATATGGAACTTCATGATTTTCTTTGTAACCTTTTGAACAAAAACAATTCAAGGAACTCTGTCAGCAGTGAACAACATCAGTGTGTCAATACCAAGATCTGCCCATAATCAGCATCAGCGCCATCACCACAATCATCAGCTGCACCATCGCGGGCATCACACCAACAACAAAGACTAATAGCTAGAACATCATCCATCATGGGCGATCCCGTGCAATATCATTCTACTAGAAAACAGCAACCCGTCTCACGAACAGATAACTAGAAAATGACAAATGTTTTAACACAAGTTAATACGACAGTATCAAAATAAGGCACAATAGAGGTGAAAATACAAACCGACAACATAATTCTGACAGTACCAGGAAATACAATCTAGAAACCACGAAGAACTAGCAACCTTGAATCTGCTTCGGTGCTACTCCCatgctcagccaaacttttctAGTCCAATTTGAAGACTCTTCTTAAGCATCACTGGATCAACAAACTTTATTCCTGAAAGAAAATTTTAGTCTCCAGAAGTTAAATGGCTACGTAACACATGCAGAGGCAGAACAATACAATATAACCAGCTGTTAAGTCTGAAACTTACCTTGTCATCACTACCTGGGCTACGGGAGCCAGCACGCTGTGGTGATGGTGAAACACTGCGTGAAGGAGGTGAACCTTTTCCATTTGTCTCTTTTTCAGGACTTCCATTGCGAGCAGGGCTCCTGCGTGGTGTTGATCCCTTGAGAGGAGGGCTAGCGCTGTGCCGAGTAGGCGATGCACTAACAGACGATACCAAATTAGCTGCAGACAAAAATCAAAGAACCAAGTAATATATTATCATGAAGCTGTGAAGCACCTATGAAATGAGCGGCTCCGACTCCTGCTTCTGCTCCTGCTTCTGCTTTTGCTCCTGCTCTTACTCCTGCTCCTGCTTTTGCTCCtgctcttgctcttgctcttgctcttgctcCTACGCTTATCATCATCTCTTCCTCTACGACGGTTCTTGTAGTCTGGGCTTAAGCttcggcttcggcttcggcttctgcttctgcttctgcttctgctgtGACGACGATGATCCCTATCCCTGTCACGGCCATGCCTTTCTCTGCTTCTGCTGCGACTTCGGCCCCTGCGTTCTCTATCTCTGTGGTCATCTCTGTGCCTGATTGAAACAATAAATACCATAAATCCCATGGGCTACTAAAATTTTACTGAAATCAGATCAAATAAAATCACTCTTAGATAGTTATACTATACTAAGTTGCCCTGCAATAATAAATGTCGCATCACCAAGCAAACgagtttttttagagaaggggcAGATGTCCATATTTCATAATGCAAATAGGACCCTGTCCAGAGCTCTAGACCACTGAAGCCAACATGGAAATATTTGGGAaggaaatttatttatttttttttagaaaaacaagTTCCCTATATGCAAAAGTAAAGTAAAAGGAAATAAGGTATGCACCTTCGCCTTGGGCTACGGCTTCTTGACCTGTCCCGTGATTTCTCAACCTCTTCTATGATCCTTCCTTTTCGTCTACAGAGATTGGAAGAACATAAACAAAATTAAAGATATGACTTCATTTACATAAGTAGAggataataacaaaacaaatgttTCTTAAAGTTCAACACAAATGAAAACAAGAATGAACAAAAGGTGATGTTCCATAACTACATTGCTAAAAAGTCCATGCATATCTGAGTGAGGCATCAGAGCCCACCAGATGTGCCTCACATCTATTCTTCACTTCACAATCACAGCCACCATCCCTATAGCACATGCAAATCACAGATGTACTAACTAGGTCCACTCTATGAAATTTTGTTAAAAACTCAAACAaaaacatacaagttacataTCATTAAACCAAAACAatgttcctctctctctcaaaaaaaaaaatgttgtgttCCACTCCCCATGAACTTGGTTGCAAGCATCTGGCTAATTGATCTGCTTCAGATTAATGCATTCACTAATTTAAAGAGAGAAGCAGACTCCCACTCCCTTTTACTTGTAGGATCCTCTTGAACATAATGTCTTCATGATAATATCCAAAAAAAGTTCAGAGTTGCATTGTCTATATCCAGCTATTTTTTAATGAGAAAATTAAACTGGAAAAAAACGGCTGGCCATAACATAGATAGTTAAACTAGGTGATTAACTCCAAACTACAAGCATAAAATTCATTAAGCACCATCAATCCAATCAATATTCCCTATTAACATACAATTCTAAC encodes:
- the LOC4345884 gene encoding serine/arginine-rich splicing factor SC35, translated to MSHFGRSGPPDIRDTFSLLVLNISFRTTADDLFPLFDRYGKVVDVFIPRDRRTGDSRGFAFVRYKYAEEAQKAIDRLDGRNVDGRNIMVQFAKYGPNAEPIRKGRIIEEVEKSRDRSRSRSPRRRHRDDHRDRERRGRSRSRSRERHGRDRDRDHRRHSRSRSRSRSRSRSRSLSPDYKNRRRGRDDDKRRSKSKSKSKSRSKSRSRSKSRSKSRSRSRSRSRSRSFHSASPTRHSASPPLKGSTPRRSPARNGSPEKETNGKGSPPSRSVSPSPQRAGSRSPGSDDKE